From a region of the Candidatus Omnitrophota bacterium genome:
- a CDS encoding KpsF/GutQ family sugar-phosphate isomerase, protein MSIKRAREVLRIEAEAILRLIPRVGRAFEDAVDRVVACRGRVVVTGMGKAGLIGQKISATLSSTGTPSHWLHPAEAIHGDLGRITKDDVIIAVSNSGETEELTRLLPVIKRIGASLIAMTGNPTSSLTKYSDVTLDVSVAHEACSLNLAPTSSTTAMLAMGDALAVVVAERKGFKEKDFARLHPGGALGKRLLLRVKDIMRTGAAHPVVKETARVKHVLLAITKARAGCASVVDARGRLAGIFTDGDLRRHLESTADLTQHRVREVMTRHPKTIGQDRLAVEALRMLREHRIDEVVAVDERRRPVGLLDVQDLLKAGFV, encoded by the coding sequence ATGAGCATTAAACGGGCACGAGAAGTATTGAGGATTGAAGCGGAGGCGATTCTGCGGCTGATTCCGCGCGTAGGCCGCGCCTTTGAGGATGCGGTGGATCGCGTGGTGGCCTGCCGCGGCCGTGTGGTCGTCACCGGCATGGGCAAGGCCGGCCTTATCGGGCAGAAGATTTCGGCAACGCTTTCCTCAACAGGCACGCCGAGCCATTGGCTCCATCCAGCCGAAGCCATCCACGGGGATCTGGGCCGCATCACGAAGGATGACGTCATCATCGCCGTCTCCAACAGCGGCGAAACCGAAGAGCTCACGCGGCTGCTGCCCGTGATCAAGCGCATTGGCGCCTCGCTCATCGCGATGACAGGCAATCCTACATCCAGCCTGACAAAATATAGCGACGTGACCCTCGATGTCAGTGTGGCGCACGAAGCCTGCTCGCTCAATCTCGCGCCCACCTCCTCGACGACCGCGATGCTGGCGATGGGCGATGCGCTCGCCGTGGTCGTGGCGGAGCGGAAAGGCTTTAAGGAAAAGGATTTCGCGCGGCTGCATCCGGGCGGCGCGCTCGGCAAGCGGCTGCTGCTGCGCGTTAAAGACATCATGCGCACCGGAGCAGCGCATCCAGTGGTCAAGGAGACCGCGCGCGTCAAACACGTGCTGCTGGCGATTACGAAGGCGCGGGCCGGCTGTGCCAGCGTGGTCGACGCGCGCGGGCGGCTGGCCGGCATCTTCACCGACGGAGATTTGCGCCGGCATCTGGAATCCACCGCGGATCTGACCCAGCATCGGGTGCGCGAGGTCATGACGCGCCATCCGAAGACCATCGGCCAGGATCGCCTGGCCGTGGAAGCGCTGCGCATGCTGCGCGAGCACCGCATCGATGAGGTGGTCGCCGTCGATGAGCGCCGCCGGCCCGTCGGCCTCCTCGACGTCCAGGATCTGTTGAAGGCCGGCTTTGTCTAG
- a CDS encoding HAD hydrolase family protein, protein MERTHSPSPEIVQRAARVNVLLIDVDGVLTDGRIVYAEYGDELKFFNVQDGAGLVFWNRVGLKSAIITSRTSKMVKRRAKEMRIDFLAQGERVKIHAFERMLKRLRTTPEQVCAISDDVMELPILRQVGLAVAVPNAIDEVKTICHYVTHRPGGQGAVREVVDMILKAKGLWESVLQYYH, encoded by the coding sequence ATGGAACGAACGCATAGTCCGTCACCGGAAATTGTGCAGCGCGCTGCGCGCGTGAATGTCCTGCTCATCGACGTCGACGGTGTCTTGACCGACGGGCGGATCGTCTACGCGGAGTACGGCGATGAGCTGAAGTTCTTCAACGTGCAGGATGGCGCCGGACTCGTCTTTTGGAACCGTGTGGGCCTGAAGTCCGCCATCATCACCTCTAGAACTTCCAAGATGGTCAAGCGACGCGCCAAGGAAATGCGCATTGACTTCCTCGCCCAGGGCGAGCGTGTGAAAATCCACGCCTTTGAGCGGATGCTGAAGAGATTGCGCACGACGCCGGAGCAAGTCTGCGCGATCAGCGATGATGTGATGGAGCTGCCCATCCTGCGCCAGGTCGGTCTCGCCGTGGCCGTGCCGAACGCCATCGATGAAGTCAAAACCATTTGCCATTACGTCACGCATCGTCCCGGCGGGCAAGGCGCGGTGCGAGAAGTCGTCGATATGATCCTCAAAGCCAAAGGCCTTTGGGAATCCGTCCTCCAGTACTATCACTAA
- a CDS encoding helix-turn-helix domain-containing protein yields MKKSTNGHGQPKDQIMTLREVAKYLGLHVMTVYKLTREGRVPAAKIGGQWRFKRDVLDGWLEGQMHQHTT; encoded by the coding sequence ATGAAGAAATCAACCAACGGTCACGGACAACCGAAAGATCAGATCATGACGCTGCGCGAGGTGGCGAAGTACCTCGGCTTGCACGTCATGACCGTGTATAAGCTCACCCGCGAAGGGCGCGTGCCGGCGGCCAAGATCGGCGGCCAGTGGCGCTTCAAGCGCGACGTCCTCGATGGCTGGCTCGAAGGCCAGATGCACCAGCACACCACGTAA
- a CDS encoding type II toxin-antitoxin system PemK/MazF family toxin, whose translation MQRGEVWWAELPTPIGKRPVVIISRQRAIQVRVSIIVAQVTTTIRDIPVEVPLGQTDGMPKRCVINCDVLTTIPKEALKERMCFLTQEKLLALHAALRFALGLD comes from the coding sequence ATGCAGCGGGGCGAAGTGTGGTGGGCCGAGTTACCGACACCCATCGGGAAACGACCCGTGGTCATCATCTCGCGTCAACGGGCCATTCAGGTGAGAGTCTCCATCATTGTGGCGCAAGTGACCACGACCATCCGCGACATTCCGGTTGAAGTCCCCCTGGGTCAGACGGATGGCATGCCAAAACGGTGTGTCATCAACTGCGATGTGCTGACGACGATTCCCAAGGAGGCGCTCAAGGAGCGGATGTGCTTCCTGACTCAAGAAAAGCTGCTCGCCCTCCATGCCGCGCTTCGCTTTGCCCTTGGCTTGGATTAA
- the lptC gene encoding LPS export ABC transporter periplasmic protein LptC — protein MYLGFQALRVSAQALPLPAAQAVGAALGTAAYYFIGSQRRLAHQHLAYALGPSVSPSLRRRIARGVFVNLGRNMMEWLQVPKLSTADLQQLISAEGIDHIRETLKQGNGALMVTAHFGNWELIPLYLRSLGFEGAVLARRLRYPEYESFLISMRGAKGVTTLARGAAKDVAALLRANQLIGLLPDQDIDSLDGVFVDFFGQPAHTPIGPAALSVMTGAPIIPCFLRRDGRRFRLSVEPPLRAPPGADRTAAMRELTQAWSAVVESAIRRYPEQWVWMHRRWKTRPTSETATQDTRPMTHDTRQGPVPAATRTSGTSQSWVMGHASWVALLLCASLIGCGKFGGTKHAAKPAAPQTEQRMSSFTLTGYHQGGGTKWVLNGQGATLEENLVTILRPDATGFDPGRTAYLTASIARVNQTNRHVQMEHDVTIHTTDGLWLSTPRLNWIPDDNRMSTDQSVRIETDHMLLRGRGLNGLTQLKFARLEQDIEMVLNPSDHDAVSLNHPDGPGQVTITCDGPLSFDYQHSVATFERNVHVNDPNGDLYSDRLVAYIDQATHTIKYAEATGRVRIHQHDNTALSDRAVYEPGKGKITLVGKPSLLLYPTEKNQPPQLSLGGLMESPSPTTHATATN, from the coding sequence ATGTACTTAGGGTTCCAGGCGCTGCGCGTAAGCGCCCAAGCGCTTCCCCTGCCAGCCGCCCAGGCGGTTGGGGCAGCGCTGGGAACGGCAGCCTACTATTTCATCGGTAGCCAGCGGCGCCTCGCCCACCAGCATCTCGCCTACGCCCTGGGGCCTTCGGTCAGTCCATCGCTGCGGCGGCGGATTGCGCGCGGGGTGTTCGTCAATCTCGGGCGCAATATGATGGAATGGCTCCAGGTGCCGAAGCTCTCGACGGCGGATCTGCAGCAGCTGATTTCGGCCGAAGGCATCGACCACATCCGCGAAACGCTGAAGCAGGGCAACGGCGCCTTGATGGTGACGGCGCACTTCGGCAACTGGGAGCTGATTCCGCTCTATCTTCGATCGCTCGGTTTTGAAGGGGCGGTGCTCGCACGCCGGCTGCGGTATCCGGAGTATGAATCATTTTTGATTTCGATGCGCGGCGCAAAAGGCGTGACCACGCTGGCCCGCGGTGCGGCCAAAGATGTGGCCGCACTCTTGCGCGCGAATCAGCTCATCGGGCTGTTGCCGGATCAGGACATCGACAGCCTCGATGGCGTGTTCGTCGACTTTTTCGGCCAGCCGGCGCATACGCCGATTGGGCCGGCCGCGCTCTCCGTGATGACCGGGGCACCCATCATCCCTTGTTTTCTCCGTCGAGACGGACGGCGATTTCGCTTGAGCGTTGAGCCGCCGTTGCGCGCGCCGCCAGGCGCCGATCGGACGGCAGCCATGCGCGAATTAACGCAGGCCTGGAGCGCGGTGGTCGAGTCCGCTATCCGCCGGTACCCTGAGCAGTGGGTCTGGATGCATCGTCGCTGGAAGACTCGTCCCACCAGCGAAACGGCGACACAGGACACACGACCCATGACACACGACACACGCCAGGGGCCTGTTCCTGCAGCAACCAGGACGTCCGGAACGTCACAGTCATGGGTCATGGGTCATGCGTCATGGGTCGCTCTATTGCTCTGTGCTTCGTTGATCGGATGCGGCAAGTTCGGTGGCACCAAGCACGCCGCCAAGCCGGCCGCGCCCCAAACCGAGCAGCGAATGAGCAGCTTCACGCTGACCGGCTACCATCAAGGCGGCGGCACGAAGTGGGTGCTCAATGGCCAAGGGGCGACGCTTGAGGAGAACCTGGTCACGATCCTGCGCCCAGACGCCACCGGGTTTGACCCCGGGCGCACGGCGTATCTGACGGCCTCGATCGCCCGGGTCAATCAGACCAACCGCCATGTGCAGATGGAGCACGACGTGACCATCCACACCACCGACGGGTTGTGGCTCTCAACGCCGCGGCTCAATTGGATCCCGGATGATAACCGCATGAGCACGGATCAATCGGTGCGCATCGAGACCGATCACATGCTGCTGCGGGGGCGGGGGCTCAACGGCCTCACGCAGCTAAAATTCGCGCGGCTTGAGCAGGACATCGAAATGGTGCTCAATCCCTCCGACCATGACGCCGTCAGCCTCAACCACCCCGACGGGCCCGGCCAGGTGACGATCACCTGCGACGGGCCGCTGTCATTCGACTACCAGCACAGCGTGGCCACGTTTGAGCGCAACGTCCATGTCAACGACCCCAACGGCGATCTCTATTCGGATCGGCTCGTCGCCTACATCGATCAGGCCACGCATACCATCAAGTATGCCGAAGCCACCGGCAGAGTCCGCATCCATCAGCATGACAATACCGCGCTCTCCGATCGGGCGGTGTATGAGCCCGGAAAAGGCAAGATCACGCTGGTGGGAAAACCGTCGCTGCTGCTGTACCCGACGGAGAAGAATCAACCCCCGCAACTGTCGCTCGGCGGCCTGATGGAATCGCCGAGCCCGACCACGCATGCAACGGCTACGAACTGA
- the lptB gene encoding LPS export ABC transporter ATP-binding protein, translated as MQRLRTERLVKGYGGRPVVDGVDIAVSRGEIVGLLGPNGAGKTTTFAMMVGYVRPDGGRIMLDDREVTDWPMYQRARLGIGYLAQEPSIFLKLTVEQNILAVLETLEMSPKERRNRLDLLLNELGITHLARQKALTLSGGEKRRLEITRALVTNPEFILLDEPFSGIDPITVFEAQEIIRELKRRGLGILLTDHNVRETLAITDRAYIMAEGRVLIAGTAHELITDPRAREIYLGEKFRL; from the coding sequence ATGCAACGGCTACGAACTGAACGGCTGGTGAAAGGCTATGGCGGCCGCCCGGTGGTGGACGGCGTGGACATCGCTGTCTCCCGCGGCGAGATCGTCGGCCTGCTGGGGCCCAACGGGGCCGGCAAGACGACGACCTTCGCGATGATGGTCGGCTATGTGCGGCCGGATGGCGGGCGCATCATGCTGGATGACCGCGAGGTCACCGACTGGCCGATGTATCAACGCGCGCGGCTGGGGATCGGCTACCTCGCGCAGGAGCCGTCGATTTTCCTGAAGCTGACCGTTGAGCAGAATATCCTGGCCGTGCTGGAGACCCTGGAGATGTCGCCGAAAGAGCGCCGGAATCGCCTGGATCTGCTGCTGAACGAATTGGGCATTACGCACTTAGCGCGGCAGAAGGCGCTCACGCTCTCCGGCGGCGAGAAGCGCCGGCTGGAAATCACCAGAGCGCTCGTCACGAACCCGGAGTTCATCCTGCTGGATGAGCCCTTTTCCGGCATCGACCCCATCACCGTGTTTGAAGCTCAAGAGATCATCCGCGAGCTGAAGCGCCGTGGCTTAGGGATTTTATTGACCGATCACAACGTGCGCGAGACGCTGGCGATTACCGACCGAGCCTACATCATGGCCGAGGGCCGCGTCCTGATCGCTGGCACCGCCCATGAGCTCATCACGGATCCGCGGGCGCGTGAGATTTACCTCGGCGAGAAATTCCGACTCTAA
- the clpP gene encoding ATP-dependent Clp endopeptidase proteolytic subunit ClpP: protein MSSEHGQLLVPMVVEQSPRGERAYDIYSRLLKDRIVFIGTPIDDVVSNLIIAQLLFLQNEDPDKEINIYINSPGGSVTAGLAIYDTMQFVKPPVATYCVGQAASMGALLLCAGTKGKRFALPDARIMIHQPWGGAQGAASDISIQAREILRLREKINELLVKHTTQPLDKIEKDTDRDYFMSADEAKEYGIVDEVIRGKPKK from the coding sequence ATGAGCAGCGAGCACGGACAACTGTTGGTTCCGATGGTCGTGGAGCAATCGCCGCGCGGAGAGCGCGCCTACGATATCTACTCACGGCTGCTCAAAGATCGCATTGTCTTTATCGGCACGCCAATCGATGACGTGGTGTCCAACCTGATCATCGCGCAATTATTGTTCTTGCAGAACGAGGATCCGGATAAGGAAATCAACATCTATATCAATTCCCCGGGCGGCTCGGTGACGGCGGGCCTGGCCATTTACGACACGATGCAGTTTGTGAAGCCGCCGGTGGCGACGTACTGCGTGGGGCAGGCGGCGAGCATGGGCGCCTTGCTCTTGTGCGCGGGCACGAAAGGCAAGCGGTTTGCGTTGCCGGATGCGCGCATCATGATCCATCAGCCGTGGGGCGGGGCCCAAGGGGCCGCGTCGGATATTTCGATTCAGGCGCGGGAGATTTTGCGGTTGCGCGAGAAAATTAACGAGCTGCTGGTCAAGCACACCACCCAGCCCTTGGACAAAATCGAAAAGGACACCGACCGCGACTACTTCATGTCCGCCGATGAAGCCAAAGAGTACGGCATCGTGGATGAAGTGATCCGCGGCAAACCAAAGAAGTGA
- a CDS encoding alanine--glyoxylate aminotransferase family protein, which translates to MNSDMLLTPGPTPLPPQVREALGRPIIHHRTAAYRALFKRAMAGMKTAMQTANDVVCLTSSGTGAMEAAVVNLLSPGDEAIVILGGKFAERWEKLCKAFCVKATTIPVAYGDPVDPQKVAEALNTHPNANAVFATLCETSTGVVNDIKAIAALTRNSPAVLVVDAISGLLADDCKTDEWGIDVVVTGSQKGLMLPPGLAFLSLSTRAWALVDQSKTPRFYTDLRLYKKSLADDDTPFTSAVSTVIALDEALKLILSTGVAQQIARCASMAEATRAGAKALGLTLFSKRPSNGVTAINVPAGIDGKKLTKTMYERSHVMVAGGQGEMEGKIFRFAHMGFISPEDIAAGLTALEGALTELGYKAVGART; encoded by the coding sequence ATGAATTCAGACATGTTACTCACTCCAGGACCGACGCCGTTGCCGCCGCAGGTGAGGGAGGCGCTCGGACGGCCGATCATTCATCACCGCACGGCCGCCTACCGCGCCTTATTTAAGCGCGCGATGGCCGGCATGAAAACGGCGATGCAGACGGCCAACGATGTCGTGTGTCTGACCAGCTCAGGCACGGGTGCTATGGAAGCGGCCGTGGTGAATCTGCTCTCACCGGGCGATGAGGCGATCGTCATTCTCGGAGGAAAATTCGCCGAGCGATGGGAGAAACTCTGCAAAGCCTTTTGTGTCAAAGCCACGACGATCCCTGTCGCCTATGGCGATCCGGTTGATCCGCAAAAAGTGGCCGAAGCGCTTAACACGCATCCCAACGCGAACGCGGTGTTCGCCACACTCTGCGAGACCTCAACTGGCGTCGTCAACGACATCAAGGCGATTGCCGCGCTGACCCGCAACAGCCCGGCGGTGCTGGTGGTCGATGCGATCAGCGGCCTGCTCGCCGATGACTGCAAGACCGATGAGTGGGGCATCGATGTGGTCGTCACCGGCTCGCAAAAGGGGCTGATGCTGCCGCCAGGTCTTGCCTTTTTGAGCCTGAGTACCCGCGCCTGGGCGTTGGTCGACCAATCCAAGACGCCGCGCTTCTACACCGATCTGCGGCTGTACAAAAAATCTCTGGCGGATGATGACACGCCGTTTACGTCAGCCGTCTCGACGGTGATCGCCCTGGATGAAGCGTTGAAGCTGATTTTGAGCACAGGGGTGGCGCAGCAGATCGCGCGGTGCGCGTCGATGGCTGAAGCCACGCGCGCTGGTGCGAAAGCGCTTGGGCTCACCCTGTTTTCCAAGCGACCCTCGAATGGAGTCACGGCCATCAACGTGCCGGCCGGCATCGACGGAAAAAAACTGACCAAGACGATGTATGAGCGCTCGCATGTGATGGTGGCCGGCGGCCAGGGCGAGATGGAAGGCAAAATCTTTCGGTTTGCCCACATGGGCTTCATTTCACCGGAGGACATCGCGGCGGGATTGACCGCCTTGGAAGGCGCATTAACCGAGTTGGGCTATAAAGCCGTAGGAGCGAGAACGTGA
- a CDS encoding phosphoglycerate dehydrogenase, with translation MKVLIADHLSEDGIKILKSEKGLAVDIKTGLSPKDLAEIIEPYDGLVVRSATKVTAEVIAKAKNLKVIGRAGVGLDNVDAEAATKRGIIVMNVPAGNTISTAEHTMSMIMACARSIPQADAHVRSGLWERSKFVGTELFGKTLGIVGFGKIGSEVAKRAQSFGMRVIAYDPFLSSERAQQLEIQLTDLKTLYQEADFITVHTPLTAETKHMIGEKEIAMMKSGVRLINCARGGIIDEAALKTAIDEGKVSGAAIDVFEEEPPKDNPLFKLSKVVCTPHLGASTQEAQLNVAIEVAKQVADALLGRGIRNAVNMPSVDAKTLQVLQPYIILGERLGSLASQLAGQIAEVRVTYVGEVTSHDTSPVTLAILKGILQPMVGENVNYVNASLIAAERGVKVVEAKASRMEEFANVLALEVLSDGKTLTLQGTLSARRQPRIVKIDKYFVEATPEGYMLILKNQDKPGLIGSLGTLLGAAKINIAGMTNGRDEPGGTAITVINIDNAIPPKVMEQVKKLKHVLDAKLIKL, from the coding sequence CTGAAGGTGCTGATTGCGGATCATCTGTCGGAGGATGGGATCAAGATTCTGAAGTCGGAAAAGGGGTTAGCGGTTGATATCAAAACTGGCCTCTCGCCCAAGGATCTCGCGGAGATCATCGAGCCGTATGACGGGCTGGTGGTGCGCAGCGCGACCAAAGTGACGGCTGAGGTCATCGCCAAGGCCAAGAACCTGAAGGTCATCGGGCGCGCAGGGGTCGGCCTCGACAATGTCGACGCGGAGGCGGCGACCAAGCGCGGCATCATCGTCATGAACGTGCCGGCCGGCAACACGATCTCCACGGCCGAGCATACGATGAGCATGATCATGGCCTGCGCGCGCAGCATTCCCCAAGCCGATGCGCATGTGCGATCCGGGTTGTGGGAGCGCTCGAAATTCGTGGGGACCGAGCTCTTCGGCAAGACGCTGGGCATCGTCGGGTTCGGCAAAATCGGCTCCGAGGTGGCGAAGCGCGCGCAATCCTTCGGCATGCGGGTGATCGCGTACGACCCCTTTCTCTCATCCGAACGCGCGCAGCAGCTTGAGATTCAACTGACGGACTTAAAGACCCTCTACCAGGAAGCCGATTTCATCACGGTGCATACGCCGCTGACGGCCGAAACGAAGCACATGATCGGCGAGAAAGAAATCGCCATGATGAAATCCGGCGTGCGGCTCATCAACTGCGCGCGAGGCGGCATCATCGATGAGGCGGCCCTCAAGACGGCGATCGATGAGGGCAAAGTCAGCGGAGCCGCGATCGATGTGTTCGAGGAAGAGCCGCCGAAAGACAATCCGCTCTTCAAGCTGTCCAAAGTCGTCTGCACGCCGCATCTTGGGGCCTCGACGCAAGAGGCGCAGCTCAATGTGGCCATTGAAGTGGCGAAGCAGGTGGCCGATGCGCTCTTAGGCCGCGGCATCCGCAATGCGGTGAACATGCCCTCCGTGGATGCGAAGACGCTGCAAGTGCTGCAGCCGTACATCATCCTCGGCGAGCGGCTGGGGTCGCTCGCCTCGCAGCTGGCCGGCCAAATCGCCGAGGTGCGCGTCACCTATGTGGGCGAAGTGACCTCGCACGATACGTCGCCAGTCACCCTCGCGATCCTCAAAGGCATTCTGCAGCCGATGGTGGGCGAGAATGTGAATTACGTGAATGCGTCGCTGATCGCCGCCGAGCGCGGCGTCAAAGTGGTGGAAGCGAAAGCGAGCCGGATGGAAGAATTCGCCAATGTGCTCGCCCTCGAGGTGCTCAGCGATGGAAAAACATTGACGCTGCAGGGCACGCTCTCCGCGCGCCGCCAGCCGCGCATCGTGAAGATTGACAAGTATTTCGTGGAGGCCACACCGGAAGGCTACATGCTGATCCTGAAAAACCAGGATAAGCCGGGGTTGATCGGCAGCCTCGGCACGCTGCTCGGGGCGGCGAAGATCAACATCGCGGGCATGACGAACGGGCGCGATGAGCCGGGTGGCACGGCCATCACCGTCATCAACATCGACAACGCGATCCCTCCCAAAGTCATGGAGCAAGTGAAGAAACTCAAGCATGTGCTGGATGCAAAACTGATCAAACTATGA
- a CDS encoding adenylosuccinate synthase: MNTVVVGAQWGDEGKGKVIDVLSEEADILIRYQGGHNAGHTVIADGEEFIFHLIPSGLLHQGKIGLIGNGVVIDPEALLAEMKKLAVRGIDVQQAVKIADTAHVILPYHKRLDLLEESTRVGRIGTTGRGIGPCYVDKIARAGIRIVDLCDPKTFALKLRANIEEKNRVFAALYHEPPMSYDDLYERYRGYGERLAPHVVNGPRFLRDAMRRKKRLLFEGAQGTLLDIDHGTYPYVTSSNAIAGGACTGAGVPPTAIDRVLGVVKAYTTRVGEGPFPTEFPPALMEQIRTKGKEFGATTGRPRRCGWFDAVVARHAVVVNGCDAIAVTKLDVLDEMDTIQICTGYRDEAGGSRLIEEFPSDIAQLSRVAPVYESLPGWKAETCDAASFDDLPKAAQRYVQRLEQLLEVSIGLISTGSKREQVFKTSHW; the protein is encoded by the coding sequence ATGAATACAGTAGTTGTGGGAGCTCAATGGGGCGATGAAGGCAAGGGCAAAGTCATCGATGTCCTTTCCGAAGAGGCGGACATCCTCATCCGCTACCAGGGCGGCCACAACGCAGGACATACCGTCATCGCCGATGGCGAAGAGTTCATCTTCCACCTCATCCCCTCCGGGCTGCTCCATCAGGGGAAAATCGGCTTGATCGGCAATGGCGTCGTCATCGATCCTGAGGCGCTGCTGGCGGAAATGAAGAAACTCGCCGTGCGCGGGATCGATGTGCAGCAGGCCGTGAAGATCGCCGATACCGCCCATGTCATTCTGCCCTACCATAAGCGTCTTGATCTGCTGGAAGAATCCACACGGGTCGGGCGCATCGGCACGACCGGCCGCGGCATCGGCCCGTGCTATGTTGATAAGATTGCCCGCGCGGGCATCCGCATCGTAGATTTGTGCGATCCGAAGACCTTCGCGCTGAAGCTGCGCGCCAATATCGAGGAGAAGAATCGCGTCTTCGCCGCGCTCTACCACGAGCCGCCCATGTCGTACGACGACCTCTATGAGCGCTATCGCGGCTACGGAGAGCGGCTCGCCCCGCACGTGGTCAATGGCCCGCGCTTTTTGCGGGACGCGATGCGCCGGAAGAAGCGTCTGCTCTTTGAGGGCGCGCAGGGCACGTTGCTCGATATCGACCATGGCACCTATCCCTATGTGACGTCCTCCAATGCCATCGCCGGCGGAGCCTGCACGGGCGCTGGGGTGCCGCCGACGGCCATCGATCGCGTGCTGGGCGTCGTCAAAGCCTACACCACGCGCGTCGGCGAAGGCCCGTTTCCGACGGAATTTCCTCCCGCGCTGATGGAGCAGATCCGCACCAAGGGCAAGGAATTCGGAGCCACCACCGGACGGCCCCGCCGGTGCGGATGGTTTGATGCCGTGGTGGCCCGCCATGCGGTGGTCGTCAATGGCTGCGATGCGATCGCCGTGACGAAGCTCGATGTGCTCGATGAGATGGACACCATTCAGATTTGCACGGGCTACCGGGACGAGGCAGGCGGTTCCCGCCTGATCGAAGAGTTCCCCTCGGATATCGCGCAGCTCTCCCGTGTTGCCCCGGTGTACGAATCGCTGCCTGGCTGGAAGGCCGAAACCTGCGATGCGGCCTCCTTCGACGATTTGCCTAAAGCCGCCCAGCGCTATGTCCAGCGGCTCGAGCAGCTCTTGGAGGTGTCTATTGGTTTGATTTCGACCGGCTCAAAGCGAGAACAGGTGTTCAAGACAAGCCATTGGTAG
- a CDS encoding OmpA family protein: protein MLRRWLVMLVVVGLTAGCAVNFAKRSPWDIQQLAELSDQLEQFKTLAQLKAEEADQLRKAKEMLEQQLSATDAKVGYDDRGLVTRVHDAVLFDSGKAQLRGSAHRVLGRVATVLRQFPNQPIGIEGHTDNQPIKRSGWADNYALAAARANAVADHLATAHQIDRRRITTIGYGEERPIASNDTAEGRQKNRRVEIIMIPNQASGKAYEQEAERVSNHAPYSK from the coding sequence ATGTTGCGGCGTTGGCTCGTGATGCTCGTGGTGGTTGGTCTGACGGCTGGTTGCGCGGTGAATTTTGCCAAACGCTCGCCCTGGGATATCCAGCAGCTTGCGGAGCTCAGCGACCAGCTGGAGCAATTCAAGACGCTCGCGCAATTGAAGGCTGAGGAGGCGGATCAGTTGCGCAAGGCGAAAGAGATGCTGGAGCAGCAGCTCTCGGCGACCGATGCCAAGGTGGGCTATGACGACCGCGGCCTCGTGACGCGGGTCCACGATGCGGTGCTGTTTGATTCCGGCAAAGCCCAGCTGCGCGGCAGCGCGCATCGCGTGCTGGGCCGTGTGGCCACCGTCCTTCGGCAATTTCCGAATCAGCCGATCGGCATTGAGGGGCACACGGATAACCAGCCGATCAAGCGTTCCGGGTGGGCGGATAATTACGCGCTGGCAGCGGCGCGCGCCAACGCCGTAGCCGACCATCTGGCCACCGCGCACCAGATCGATCGCCGGCGCATTACGACGATCGGGTATGGCGAAGAGCGCCCCATCGCCTCCAACGACACGGCGGAGGGCCGTCAGAAAAACCGGCGCGTCGAAATCATCATGATCCCGAATCAAGCATCAGGCAAAGCGTATGAGCAGGAAGCGGAGCGGGTGTCGAACCACGCGCCGTATAGTAAGTGA